A region from the Halobacillus mangrovi genome encodes:
- a CDS encoding TetR/AcrR family transcriptional regulator: MKKNKPKYKQIIEAAVEVIAENGYHSSQVSKIAKKAGVADGTIYLYFKNKEDILVSLFQEKMGQFIEKIEQETTSRQTAEEKLLTLIETHFTQLAADHHLAIVTQLELRQSNKELRQKINEVLKRYLNVIDHIVDEGVEEKLFRSGMDRRLVRQMIFGTMDETVTNWVMKDQRYNIVGQAKEVHSLIVHGLAHSDK; encoded by the coding sequence TTGAAAAAAAACAAACCAAAGTACAAACAGATTATAGAAGCAGCGGTTGAAGTAATCGCCGAAAATGGATACCACTCCTCTCAAGTGTCTAAAATTGCAAAAAAAGCTGGAGTGGCGGATGGTACAATTTACCTTTACTTCAAAAATAAAGAAGATATTCTCGTATCCCTCTTTCAAGAAAAAATGGGGCAGTTCATTGAAAAGATTGAGCAAGAAACAACTTCCAGGCAGACAGCTGAGGAGAAGCTTCTAACGTTAATTGAAACGCATTTCACCCAGCTGGCTGCTGACCACCATTTGGCGATAGTTACTCAATTGGAGCTTCGTCAATCGAACAAAGAATTGAGGCAGAAGATCAATGAAGTTCTCAAACGATATTTGAACGTTATTGATCATATCGTCGACGAAGGTGTGGAAGAAAAGTTGTTCCGTAGTGGCATGGATCGCCGTCTCGTTCGGCAAATGATTTTCGGAACGATGGATGAGACGGTGACCAATTGGGTCATGAAAGATCAGCGCTATAACATAGTAGGCCAAGCGAAAGAAGTCCATAGCTTGATCGTTCACGGACTAGCCCATTCTGATAAGTAA
- a CDS encoding enoyl-CoA hydratase: MSTLTMQVKEHVAEITIESPPANALSTHILNDLSEDLDRVEQDPSIKAILLKGEGKFFSAGADIKEFTSLQDASDYKSLASKGQQLFNRIENFHIPVIAAIHGAALGGGLELAMACHIRYVAEDAKLGLPELNLGIIPGFAGTQRLPRYVGSAKAYEMMLTGVPISGAEAVTAGLANRSYSSEELFQEAEKLAHAIASKSGPTIQHVMKLVPYTHTPQFNEGINAEAEAFGQVFGNEDAKEGIQAFIEKRKPNFNDQ, translated from the coding sequence TTGTCAACATTAACTATGCAAGTGAAAGAACATGTCGCTGAAATTACGATTGAAAGCCCGCCGGCTAACGCTCTTTCCACTCACATCTTAAACGATTTATCTGAAGATCTGGATAGGGTGGAACAGGATCCTTCTATTAAGGCAATCTTGTTAAAAGGGGAAGGAAAATTCTTCTCTGCTGGAGCAGACATTAAAGAATTTACTTCTTTACAGGATGCTTCCGACTATAAAAGTCTCGCAAGTAAAGGGCAGCAACTGTTCAATCGTATTGAAAATTTCCATATCCCTGTAATTGCCGCTATTCATGGGGCTGCGCTTGGAGGGGGATTGGAGCTAGCGATGGCATGTCATATCCGCTACGTTGCTGAAGATGCGAAACTTGGTCTTCCAGAGCTTAATCTAGGAATTATTCCTGGCTTTGCTGGTACCCAGCGCTTGCCTCGATATGTAGGTTCAGCAAAAGCGTATGAAATGATGCTGACGGGAGTTCCGATTAGTGGTGCAGAAGCCGTAACAGCTGGTTTGGCGAACAGAAGCTATTCTTCTGAAGAGCTTTTCCAGGAGGCTGAAAAGCTGGCTCATGCCATTGCATCGAAGAGCGGCCCGACGATTCAGCATGTTATGAAGCTTGTTCCTTACACGCACACACCACAGTTCAATGAAGGAATCAATGCTGAAGCAGAAGCCTTTGGGCAAGTATTTGGCAATGAAGATGCCAAAGAAGGCATCCAGGCGTTTATCGAAAAAAGAAAACCTAATTTTAACGATCAATAG